The Chamaesiphon minutus PCC 6605 DNA window CATCCCGCCCGCGATTATCGAGTGGAAGACTACGTGCAAAATATCGTCGAATTTATCGAACGCACCTGCGATCGACCCGTCACAGTCATGGCTTCTGGCTTAACAGCGGCATTTACCGTGCGGGCGGCGGTGAAACGTCCAGAGCTGTTCGAGTCATTAATTTTGGTAACTGCTGCTGGCTTGAACGATTTCGGACGCAACTATTCGCAGGACTTTTTTGCCCAAGTGGTGAGAACGCCGATTTTGGATCGTGTCTTCTACAGCACTGGGATTGCGACATCCTTTGGGATTCGCGGATTTTTGGAGCAACGCCAGTTTGCCAGTGCCGATCGCGTCTATCCCGAAATCGTCGAAGCCTACCTCCAATCAGCACAGCAATATAACGCGGAATATGCAGCCCTAGCGTTCGTGCGCGGCGATTTGAGTTTCGATCTAGCCCAGTACCTGCCGCAACTGACTACCCCAACTGCGCTGATTTACGGGCAGAAAACTGAGTATACCAGTCCAGATCTCGGACGCCGCTTTGCCCAGATCGCTCCTACTGCGATTCGCGCGTTTGAATACCTCAATGACACCAGACTGACGCCCCACCTAGAACTTCCGGCAATGGCGATCGGTTTGATTCGGAAGTTTCTACCACTGCTTCAGAACGCGCATCACCGATCTGAGGTATAGTCCGCTGTTGTAACATAATATATCTCTCTTCTCCCCGCACCCTGCGCCAAGCTTCCATCCCATACCTGAATCCAGCAACGGATCAGAACGAGTTCAATCGATAACCGAATCCGCGTACTGTTTCGATCGGGTTTT harbors:
- a CDS encoding alpha/beta fold hydrolase, producing the protein MFVPHGFGQRSLVTSLGRVVYYTADGQPWDNASADAKTLIFLHALGGGSSAYEWSKVYPAFAADYQVLAPDLIGWGRSEHPARDYRVEDYVQNIVEFIERTCDRPVTVMASGLTAAFTVRAAVKRPELFESLILVTAAGLNDFGRNYSQDFFAQVVRTPILDRVFYSTGIATSFGIRGFLEQRQFASADRVYPEIVEAYLQSAQQYNAEYAALAFVRGDLSFDLAQYLPQLTTPTALIYGQKTEYTSPDLGRRFAQIAPTAIRAFEYLNDTRLTPHLELPAMAIGLIRKFLPLLQNAHHRSEV